Genomic DNA from Solanum dulcamara chromosome 4, daSolDulc1.2, whole genome shotgun sequence:
GTTAGACGTGCGCATGATTCTTCTCGAACCGAAACAACTGTGCCTTTGTCTGGAGGGCAAAGAAGTTTCAGAAGAGAATCAGGAAACACATTGCAGGGTCCGTCAGGGGAAGAAAACAGGTATAGAAGAGACCCAAGTTCGAGGAGTACAAAGTTGGCGGACACCATATCTGATATAGGAAGGCAAGTACCATTGGACCGGAGTACTTTGTCACATACTAGAGACCTTGGATCTCAATTCCCGAGGAAGTCTCCCGAGCAACATTCTTCTCAGTCTAGTGGTCGAAGTTCTCCATCGTCTGGTTTTGGTATTTTTAGCTCTCCGCAGGCAGACAGGACCCCGGGCAACGAGAACAATGTTGCCACACAGAATAGGTACAAGAAAAGCGAGCAGTTCAATTCTGGAAGGAACTCTAGTGCTTCAGATCCTAGAGGTTTACCTATGGGTAATGCTCAAGCTAGAAGACCTGATCTTGGTAGGAGGGATGGTCAAGGGAAATACCCAGTCTTTGGTGACAGTGCGAACATGAAGCCAGACCACAGCTCGGAAACTCAACGCTAAGTTGTTGAAATGATATAACGTGCTTCCAAATTTAGTTTCTACATTTTGAGCAGAGCAAATAATCTGATATACAGTACAACTTAGGctgattttttcttttaccaTGTCAGCCACTCCCTCATTCAGCGATCTTGATAAGCAGAATACGACAAGTGTTTGGTATGACATTCATTCTTTTGAATATTCAGGATTTCCTGGTGACCTCGAAACTGGTGGTGCATATGCCTAGTCTCCTCGTCAATTTGTTTGTAATTCAATACGTTAACATTATGTGTAATGTCTATTGATATCTCTGTTAGATGGAAATATATGTTCTTATTGTTCTTCGAGAGGCAATGAAACAATACTTCCTCTGTTTCAAATTAGCTGTATTACTTTTAGGTCCGTTTAGTTATGATGTCATAAGTTATACTGGGATTAGTTTTTATTGACAATTTGGTTTGTCATATACAAAATAATATGTATTGTataatttctaagaataagttgtttatttacaaaaatactctccatcttatttagttttttatactTTCTTTGCTAGCTgtagttattcattcttaaaaataaattttttatttttttagcttaaatatttttgtgtgtgcATTATCATGATTGTGCCATgtgtttttaaatataaaacttcaattttatttaacttaaaaataaaatttttatcttataagtttattaaagtaaaagagaTTTAATTGTTGATGTCACTTCATTTAAGCATATATCACTTCTATATTGTAAAATGTTAAGGTTATCTTTAtcttaattgatatataaatataaatttcaagtgatttaatgactatttaattaaaaatacataattcaACATGGAGTGAACATTTTAAGAgagatcaaaatataaataaacataagaattagttaAATAAATTCAACGTATAATATactcataaataaataatatatttatatagtgtaattttttaatgaaaaaatatattattttataaaaataatgaatagtGAAGGTTATTATAAATggtattaaaaattatttgaatataAATGAATGCAAAAGTGATGTATAAAAGAAGGTTTAAGAGGgtacttttgttattttacatTTTATTCCGATATAAGTTAATTCAGTATTAGTATTCCACGCACAAGTAGGAATAACTTATTCCAGTCATAATTATTAATTCTGGAATAAGTTATCCATATTTTGTAACCAAATAAAGAACTGAGGAGTACTTATACCCGTTCATATTTATGCTTTTTTAAGTTTTTACTCCTTTTGATATGGTAATTAGGTAAAAGAGTGGCTGGTTGAAGGAAAAAGAAAGCCAGATAATCCAGGGAATCAATGTCCCCCAAGTCATTAGACTTCCAGAGAAGAGGAGTCCGGTCGCCATTAAACCCCTTCTAGGAAATTGAGGGAATATCCAATCCAATTGCGATGCTCATGCTTATTTTGGTCGATTGATCTTCCAAAATGCTAATTTCAACAACTCTCGTTCGTACACATCTTCTCTTTGTTTCCCGTGCCTTTAGTGAGTTAGAGATAACGTCTTCACCATTAGATATTGCATTAAAAGCTTCTATTGCATCAAAAAAACCTTGatagttttcaaataaatcTAATATTGGGCCAAGCCTTGCCAGCCAGTAATAGCCGAAGGCATAAATGGGAGAGATAGGCAGGAGGAGATTATTATGtgctaaatttttttttttttgacaaaatatatttataatttgttCAACATTTAACATGTTAGTTAGCGTTtaaaaaaacacataaaaaaagTAGATCTACATTCTCAAGCCCTAGCATTACAAATTTGGTGTCATAAGTCAATCAAGACATTTAAATCATTCACTAGTGTTATCTTGATGAATTTAATTAGGTCTATTAGTTATTATATATTCTAAGAAAATACTTAGGCATAATATattaatacaatttttttattattattgttcacaCATGACATGACAATTGTTACAACAAACATAAGGCAAACATTGAATCTTTAGAGAGGACCTTCGATACTTTGGTGtagtattttcaaaatttgatttcaataatttggtaccataaatcaaatatcaatactacctattattttcttttatctttgTTTTAACCTTTTCACTAGACACACAATCTAACGTAAGCAGCAAGAAATAGAGAGAGTTAAaacgaaaataaaaaagaggagCATGGGCAAAATAGTCAAAAAGAGGGTTTGCGGTGTGTTGTGAGGTTTATCAGAGCATCGACTCGCTGAATTGAACATTGTTGATACTTTCTTTATCGATTTCTTCTGCAAGAAAGATGACTCAAGATGTGGAGATGGCGGAGCAAGCACCTCCTTCCAATTCCGTTTCATCTGTTGACCCTTCTGTTTTCCAGCGTAAGTTCAATCCATCTGTAATTTATGTCATATCGTCTTTATCGATCTAATCTCTTGTTTTTATCGTTTGGGTATGCTTATTTTGATAGATCaattttagggttttgggtGTTGGGGTTTTTTTTGGGAGGAAATTTCTAATTTGATAGATCTGAGTGGGGTTTCGGAAGTAAGATAATCAAATGTGGAGTTTATTTAAGgtttttttttgggtgttttCTCAGATTTGAAGGAGATAGCATCGTTGATTGAGACTGGAGCATATGCTCGTGAGGTGCGGAGGATTTCGAGAGCTGTGAGGCTGACTATGGTACTGAGGAAGAAGCTAAATGCATCTTCACTATTTGCTTTCCTCAATTATGTTCTAGTGCCTGGATCCGAGGTGCATTCCCGGCTATCTTCCTTCCTACCCAAGGTAATCTTTGAAACTTCCAGAGAGTTAAAATGGACTTTAAAGGCACTGTTTGGAAATGAGAGcaaatgatatgattataatgcTAGATTTACCTGGCTCAGATATGAAATGATATGTCTTCTCCATTTGTGCTATCTTTAagcattatgtattttttttgaagCGTAAGATATCTCTCTACGATCATGAATAAGCCACCATTGATGTgtaaatattcaaaattatcaaTGGACTTATCTCCTCTAAATCCTGAGCTAACCGAGGTAATGCAATTATGTGGCTACACACGGGATTGGCCTTTCTGGCCATGTTTTGCAatctctgtttttttttttttcagtcTAGGAGTTTCATGTTGTATATTATCCTTAAAACAGTGCTCTTTTGTTCAGCAAGATATGTATGTCAGTAAAAAATATAGAGGAGAGAACCTCTAGTCTTACCAAATTATTGGACTTGTCTCAAAAGCGAATAGAAAGAACCAAATTATTAGGTATTGAATGAAACTGCtccattttaagaaaaatagttATTGAGGTATCATATAGCCGATACTAACTAGTTTGGCATTGAGAACTAGAAGTAGTAGTAGTTATTGTCTATCCTATGCACCAAAGTCACCTGCAGGACTTGTGGAGCATTGCTTGAAATTTGTCTGGAGGTTGGTGGAATTATTGTATGCACTTAACTTTCATTTGGGTTCACAGAGTTCAGAATACCCTTGATATTTCTCCTTAGCAGCAAGTGAAACAGTAAATGAGGTTCTGATGGGAACATTTTGGAAATGGTAGAGTGGTGTATGTGATGAGGTTACCTATTGGTTCTTtgctttaaattattttctttcttacaggAAGATGAACATGATATGGAAGTTGATACTGCACCATCCGGAACTCCGGCACCAGTCAAGAATCATTTGCCAGAGCTTGAGATCTATTGCTACTTGCTTGTTTTGATATTCTTAATTGATCATAAGAAATACAATGAGGTGGAATAAAGTTACATGTTCTATTTCATATTACCTTTTTTCATGTTAAGTTTTTGCTTTCATGGAATTACAAAATATTCCTGGTCTACTTTCAGGCTAAGACGTGCTCCTCAGCAAGCATTGCTCGTCTAAAAACTGTGAACAGGAGGACTGTTGATGTATTAGCATCTAGGCTTTACTTCTACTACTCTCTGTGTTATGAACTTACTGGTGATCTTGCCGAAATTCGAGGGTGAGTCTCAGTTCTAAATTGTTGAAGCTCTCATGTAACATCTGCGCCATGTCAGGAGAACAGGTTTTCCTGAGCTAATTCTCATCTCTCTTATGCCTACTTTATACCTCTGTCTCTCTGATAAGCCTACTTTATACTTCCATTTTGACCTTTCTGATTGTCTGTGATTGAACTTGTAATTTACCAACAGTAACCTCCTCGCACTGCATCGTATTGCAACATTACGCCGTGATGAGTTGGGTCAGGTTAGTTAATATTTTGGAGCTTTGGGTGCCTCTTTGTATTCTATATATGGTGGTTTTTACTGATACAATGATTATGGGTGCAGGAAACACTTCTTAATCTGCTACTGCGGAATTATCTTCACTACAACTTGTACGATCAAGCAGAGAAATTGAGGTCAAAGGCCCCACATTTTGAAGCTCATTCAAATCAGCAGGCAATTTTCCATCTGTGTTCATCTGTTTTTAAGATGCATTATGGTTTTTTCTTAGATATTCCTCTCACTATTGTTGATACTTGATCTCCACCATGGTGTTAGGTTTATAGATAACTGCTGTATTTTTGGGAATGCTTATTCTAGATTGATATCAGTATATTTCATCTTTGAGATCAGTGCAAGGATCTATGTCAACTTTTTAACTTTTAGGTAGCTTGATTTTAGTGGTAGCTCAACTTGATTTTAGCAGTTAATGACTAGTTCACTtgctcttttcattttttattgctGTAATTTGCTCAAAGAATTTGTCAAATGTTTGTTCTTGCTAATTGATACTCCTTGAACTTTTGAGGTGGCTTGATTTTAGTGGTAGCTACTTGATTTTAGCAGTTATTGACTAGTTcacttgctcttttttttttattgttataattTGCTCAAAAGATGTCTAAAATGTTTGTTCTTGCTAATTGATCATTTAACTTTTGAGGCGGCTTGATTTTAGTGGTAACTCAACCTGATTTTAGTAGTTATTGATTAGTTCACTTActcttttcaatttttattgttGTAATTTGCTCAAAGAATTTGTTTAAAGTGTTTGTTCTTGCAAATTGATCCTCCTTTACTAAGGTCCCTTCTTTCTCGTATCTTTCAGTTCTGCCGATACCTCTTTTACCTTGGAAAGATCAGAACAATCCAGCTGGAGTACACTGATGCTAAAGAATCTCTTCTTCAAGCTGCTCGCAAAGCTCCTCAGGCTGCTCTTGGTTTCCGAGTGCAATGCAATAAGTGGGCTATTATTGTCCGGTTATTACTTGGAGAGATTCCAGAAAGGACTGTTTTTATGCAGAAAGGCATGGAGAAAGCACTAAGGCCATACTTTGAGCTGACAAATGTACGTATGACGCTAATAAACTTCAAAAGTTTGTTTTTGTGGGTCATATTATGAGATCTTATGTATCAAAGTTGACTTTATTGGAGTTGTTATATCTTGGAAAAAGGGTAGCTCAAGATTTCTTTGCACGCCTTTTGGGTTATTACATCACATATTTTGGAGATATCTATTTTGCGTATCTGCGTAGAAGCAGACTCAGGTGTACATGTGACTAGAAATGTATATCTAACAATATGTAGCATATTGCAGAGTATAATTTGAATGCATTGTTTGTAGCATGAGGCATTCTTTCATAAGAGATTTCATTTACTTGCCCAATATACTAAAGACGTGTGTGAACTATCATGAGACCTGTCTGGTATGGAGAAGTTGACTggcctttttttcttttatttttctttgaagaatctatgtttcatgtgtcatgggggggggggggggggcaacAGGTGATTCATTATGATCCTGCTTAGGAGGACATTCCTCCTCCCCAGTGGGTCCTTTTATTGATTCCCTATCAAATCCTGAATTATATGGATTAATATTGTCGGTTTTTCAGGCTGTTCGCATAGGAGATCTGGAGTTATTTAGGAATGTTGCCGACAAGTTCTCCAGCACTTTTGGTTCAGATCGAACCAACAATTTGATTGTGAGACTCCGGCATAATGTCATCAGGACTGGACTACGCAACATCAGTATCTCATACTCTCGGATCTCTCTGACTGATGTTGCTAAAAAGCTGAGGCTGGATTCTCCAAACCCTGTTGCTGATGCTGAGAGTATAGTGTCCAAAGCAATCCGAGATGGTGCAATTGATGCCACGTTGGATCATGCTAACGGATGGATGGTATCAAAGGAGACTGGAGATATTTACTCCACAAATGAGCCTCAAATTGCTTTCAACTCGAGAATTGCTTTCTGTCTTAACATGCATAATGAGGCTGTCCGTGCTCTTCGATTTCCTCCAAACTCCCACAAGGAGAAAGAAAGTGCTGAGAAGAGGAGAGAGAGACAACAGCAAGAACAAGAACTTGCTCAACACATAGCTGAAGAGGATGATGATGACTTCTGAAAAGTTTATGGTCAGCATCATTATGAGATGCTCAAGGATGATGCCTTTTTAAAGACTTCCCCGTGATTCGATATTTGAATGTTAAAACTTTGCCCTTGGTTTAAACAAATGTCTCATTTTGCAATTTCTCTTGCCCTTCTAGATTCTGATAATAGGTTTCATGTTTAAATGTGTTGCtgttttagttttaaaaaaaaaaaaatcattaccgTTTTTATCCAACTAGTTCTTGTTTGTACCATTCACTTTTGCGAAAAATTTGCTATCCTTTAATTTTCAAGTGTCCGGTAGTCGTACTATTTTTTCGGTAGTTGCTTGTTCTTCGACTTTTGTAGCTGCACTTTTTGGAGTTactattccttttctttttcttagaaTGTTTTGTCATgctttttgtattattttatcataatttctttttttcaatcTGCTTTTTATCGAGCTGATCTATCAAAACAACCTCTACCTTGGACGGAGGGAGAGCCCTCCAACTCAAGCACGAAATCAATGTTGAGTCAACAATCATCGAGAGGGGTACCACCAAGCGAGATCGTCACAAGTGTGCTTGAAATCTAAGGGAAAGGGGATGGCTAATGTCCGGTACTGAGTCGAAGACTGCTAATCAGAAGAAAAAAGACGCCCTCCGTAGCCATAGTCTGGTTAATTAAAGCTAAGGGCGCTCCGTTGACTACATTTATTTGGTTTTTCCCATCTAAGGTTGAATAAGATTAGATTAGTCTCGCTAAATTCGTTTTCGAATGGCTCATCGATGGAATTAGGCTTCGTTCGAGCTCCAGGTTCTCTTGGAACCTTTTTCTGAAAAAGAAGGAGAATCCATTCTGTCCGAATTGCTTGCTTCCTTCCCTTCACCGGCTTTGGAATTAGCAGGGGAACTGCTTCCAAATAACTCCAAAAATAAAGAAGTCCAACGGAAGGAACTTCCTCCAGCGCCCTCACCTGATCCTGCACTTCACTGCTCGGAGAGAAATGAATTCGTCTCCAAATCATCTATTcctttattattgttgttaagAAAGAAGTCAATGGAAGACTAACTAGTTCATTCAAACAGAATGGTGGTTGTGTAGTATGAAAAAAGAAAGGTTAGTCCGGCAGAAAACATcacaaatatgaaaataaaaagggtggggtggggtggagAGAGAAAAGCTGCAAGTCACGatttccatattttaaaaattaaaacgtgatttagaaaattaatcaaataataagttattgaacttcataaatgatactaataataatatctttttttttgggatataaatttgtttttttttttttggtataaaaGATGATGAAGCCATGCATTGCTTGACCAAAAGGAAAGCGATTTCTTAATTCTCAATCAACGAATTTCAAAATCAGCTCCTCATTGTTAATGGATAAATATTGTCTTATACTTTACAGCCAAAGCAAGTCATCGAACCACTCCAGATAAGTTTTTCCTTTAATCTCTGTTACTAAAAAGTTTGAtgacataaataatttatttttcattttaaatatagttagacttaaatattttaatttttttaggatGAGCTAATGTtaagaatttgaataaataaaaaataatcctttagaacaaataaaataattaattaattagtaaaaaaattcaattcaattaaagttgggttgatggtatttttagaccaaaagatgGAGGGAaggtatttttgagccattttcaatatGTTAGGGGTATTCTTGAGGGTATTTTTAGACGAAAAGAAGGATATTTTTTAGGCATATTTATGAGTCTTTTCCCTTCTTTTTACCTTTTTCCATTTAATAATTACACATCAGTTTAATTACTTCTTTCTGTCTCTATATAGGCTTAGTTTGCTTTTCAGTATCTGACAACATCAACCATGGCCTTTCTAGTTGTTATAGTATCTGTTTTCTATATTGCAATGGTTGTTGTATGGGTTTCTCAGGTTTTCTTTAAAATGAATGATCAAGAGGTTAAGGTTGAACATCAGTCACCTCCTTTTGTATATGACGACTTCTCAGTAGATCCTTCTGTCTTTCGAGGTATTTTCATCTATATATCTTCCTACATAGATAAATGGCTCGTTTACAGGTACATATCTATTATATTGTTCACGCTGGTAGGCATAGGCGTACATGCAACGTGTTGAGTCCCATATCGGTAGTGGGAGGACAATACTCACCTCATGAGCTAGTTTTTACGATTGAGTTAGGTCCAAGCAGTGGCGGACCCACCTTATGCCGAGGGTGTTCATCCGAACCCCTTCGgcggaaaattatactatttatgtatggttaaaataattttttatgtatataaagtagatgtcgaacccccttcgactagctagtgtgtctacttatttaaattttgaaccccCATATTTAAAATTCTGGATCCGCTACTGGGTTCAAGAGGTCCATTTTTTCTTATAAGATACGAGTATAGATAGTTCTATCCTAATTTTTAGCTGAATTGAATTTGGTAGTTAAAGTTTTGCATTTTTAACTCTTTTGGAACTAGAATTTAAGAACTACCCCTTTAGCAAGTATATTTCTTTTcatgcctttttttttttttgtgtatgtgGTGGTTTAGATTTGAAGGAAGTAGTATCACTGATTGAGAATGGAGCATATAAAAGTGAAGTGAGGAAGATATACAGGGCTATGAGATTGACCATGAAACTCAGGAGCAAACTAAAGGCTTCATTACTCTCTGCTTTCCTGAACTATGTTCTTGCCCCTGATTCCGAGGTCCATGAGCGGCTATCTTCATACCTGCCTCAGGTAAATTACTAGTCAACCATTCTTTTATTTATCGATCTTGCTTTATGATTCAACGCATCGTTCATACGTCAATCTTTTTTTTGTCTTGTGCTTTGGAATCTATACATCAGTTATAGTTTTCATGTGTTGGTATTAATGTCACTGAGATAGGACAAGGATAGAGTTATTGTCAAATATGAGTGGATATCTATGTACTTGTATCATGTATTACATATTGATATGCAGTATCTGCTCTGTGAATTGTTATACTTCTTACCATAGGATAGGCATGACACTCAAGTTGATGTGGAAATGCCTGCAACAGAATCCAAACATCTGTTGCCTGAATTCGAGATCTTTTGCTACTTGCTTGTTCTAATATTTCTGATTGATCAGAAGAAATACAATGAGGTGAGTGTCTTTTACTCGGGGTCTCACTTTCATAAGGATATCTCTACTTAAACATCATGAAATTACTGAGCATTCGTTTTACCTTAAGGCTAAGGCTTGTTCCTCAGAAAGCATTGTTCATCTAAAAAGTATGAATAGTATAACTGCTGATGTTCTTGCATCAAGACTCTACTTCTACTACTCTTTAAGTTATGAACTTGCTGGTGATCTTGCTGAAATCCGAGGGTAAGTTcgttcaattttttctttggCTATTACTACTGTGTTCTATCTAATAGAAACTCTTTACCAACAGTAACTTGCTTGCTCTATACCGGAGTGCAACAGTACACCATAATAATTTTAGTCAGGTTTGTGAATAATGCATCACGTCTTTGGTGTTTGTTCTATACTGAAAATTGTTCTAGCTTATGGCTTGATTATGAACTTATGCAGGAAACACTTCTTAATCTGTTGTTGAGAAATTACCTTCACTACAACTTATATGATCAAGCAGAAAAATTTTGTTCAAAGGCTCACCAAGTTGAAGCTCTTTCTAACCAACAGGTATGTTGTCTAAACCAGTTTTTCCAGAGCGTATGCACTGTTTATGAATATAACTAATATATACACCAACAATGTAAACAACTTTCACACTATCAATATATTTTAACACGTCGTAGCAGGTAACATGCCTTGTCCTCACTATGGTTTCTCTTACTGGTGTtgtctttattttctttacagTATTGCAGATACCTCTTCTACCAGGGAAAGATAAAGACAATTCAGTTGGAGTATACAGATGCCAAAGATTTTCTTCAAGCTGCCCAGAAAGGTCCAACAACTGCTGTTGGTTTCCAAATACAATGCAATAAGTGGGCTGTTATAGTCCATTTATTGCTTGGAGAGATCCCTCAGAGGACTGTTTTTACACAGAAAAGAATGGAAAAAGCACTGAGACCATACTTTGAGCTGACAAATGTGAGTATTGGATAATCAAACTGAAACGCTTAGTTTTAAGCTGAAAAAATACTCCAAAAACCAGAAAATCAGTTGTGCTTTAGCTTAATGTGGCACATTGATAAGCATTAGAAAATGGACTATTATCTCCTTCTATGGCCATGGATAATCCTCACATCATGAGTTCGTTTTTGGATCTAGTTAGATAGGCCCAACGctttttttttctacattgtATCAGAGCCAGACTCCTATTCTTGGTTTACCTAGTAGTGGGCTTCCATATTATGCTGTTCATTCTCCAAATACCAGCATGGGATGGAGGGAGGGCTAGTTTTGTTTGAGTCTCACATTAGTTGGTGGAATGAGTTGTGTTATTATATAGGCTAGGACAATCCTCACCTCGTAAGCTAacttttgaggttgagttagATGTTGGCAAATAAATAACTTGACATATTATGAACTTTATAACTGATTATTGTAATATTTGTCTTTGCAGGCTTTTCGCGTTGGAGATCTAGAGTTACTCAGAAGAGTAGCTGAGAAATTTTCCAGCACATTCAGCCAAGAcagaacaagtaacttgattaTCAGACTCAGGCGTAATGTCATTCGGACAGGGCTCAGGAACATCAGTGTCTCGTACACTCGCATTTCACTGGCTGACATTGCCAAGAAACTAAAATTGGATTTTGAAAATCCAGTTGGTGATGCTGAGAACATTGTAGCCAAAGCAATTCGAGATGGTATAATTGATGCCACATTGGACCATGCAAATGGATGGTTGGTATCAAAGGCAACTGGAGATGTTTACTCCACATATGAGCCTCAAATTGCTTTTGACTCAAGAATTGTCTTCTGTCTTAATATGCACAATGAGGCTCTCCGTGCTCTTCGATTTCCTCGAGATTTGAGGAGTAAAGAAAGCGTAGCGACGTAGACAAAGGCTTTTAATAGAACCAAAATCTTGTAAAATTATCCTTTGGATTTAAGTTATACACACTCGAATTTTTACGGTATCAAtgcaatttaacttgaaataGTAGGTTGTCAAGTGC
This window encodes:
- the LOC129884441 gene encoding probable 26S proteasome non-ATPase regulatory subunit 3, with the translated sequence MAFLVVIVSVFYIAMVVVWVSQVFFKMNDQEVKVEHQSPPFVYDDFSVDPSVFRDLKEVVSLIENGAYKSEVRKIYRAMRLTMKLRSKLKASLLSAFLNYVLAPDSEVHERLSSYLPQDRHDTQVDVEMPATESKHLLPEFEIFCYLLVLIFLIDQKKYNEAKACSSESIVHLKSMNSITADVLASRLYFYYSLSYELAGDLAEIRGNLLALYRSATVHHNNFSQETLLNLLLRNYLHYNLYDQAEKFCSKAHQVEALSNQQYCRYLFYQGKIKTIQLEYTDAKDFLQAAQKGPTTAVGFQIQCNKWAVIVHLLLGEIPQRTVFTQKRMEKALRPYFELTNAFRVGDLELLRRVAEKFSSTFSQDRTSNLIIRLRRNVIRTGLRNISVSYTRISLADIAKKLKLDFENPVGDAENIVAKAIRDGIIDATLDHANGWLVSKATGDVYSTYEPQIAFDSRIVFCLNMHNEALRALRFPRDLRSKESVAT
- the LOC129885302 gene encoding probable 26S proteasome non-ATPase regulatory subunit 3, with protein sequence MTQDVEMAEQAPPSNSVSSVDPSVFQHLKEIASLIETGAYAREVRRISRAVRLTMVLRKKLNASSLFAFLNYVLVPGSEVHSRLSSFLPKEDEHDMEVDTAPSGTPAPVKNHLPELEIYCYLLVLIFLIDHKKYNEAKTCSSASIARLKTVNRRTVDVLASRLYFYYSLCYELTGDLAEIRGNLLALHRIATLRRDELGQETLLNLLLRNYLHYNLYDQAEKLRSKAPHFEAHSNQQFCRYLFYLGKIRTIQLEYTDAKESLLQAARKAPQAALGFRVQCNKWAIIVRLLLGEIPERTVFMQKGMEKALRPYFELTNAVRIGDLELFRNVADKFSSTFGSDRTNNLIVRLRHNVIRTGLRNISISYSRISLTDVAKKLRLDSPNPVADAESIVSKAIRDGAIDATLDHANGWMVSKETGDIYSTNEPQIAFNSRIAFCLNMHNEAVRALRFPPNSHKEKESAEKRRERQQQEQELAQHIAEEDDDDF